A stretch of the Lolium perenne isolate Kyuss_39 chromosome 3, Kyuss_2.0, whole genome shotgun sequence genome encodes the following:
- the LOC127342447 gene encoding DNA gyrase subunit B, chloroplastic/mitochondrial, whose product MALLLRPSAPPPHLRLLLRRLLSTAPAPSRLLPGPSPSARLLFRPRVVAAAAAVPQRNGVAARAFMSSTAASDAMQEKRVAGEYTAANVQVLEALDGVRKRPGMYIGSTGPRGLHHLVYEILDNAVDEAQAGYATEINVVLHEDNSVSITDNGRGIPTDIHPQTKKSCVETVLTLMHAGGKFGGSTSSYSVAGGLHGVGLSVVNALSEALEVTVCRDGKEYRQSYSRGKPLTSLSSTRLPDESSSRQGSCIRFWPDKEIFTTTIEFDFNTISSRIRELAFLNPELRITLTKEEDDAQVQHNEYCYAGGLVEYVAWLNTDKKPLHDPIAFRKELDGIIVDVSLQWCSDSYSDTVLGYANSIRTIDGGTHIEGLKTSLTRTINNLAKKSKTIKDKDISLSGEHVREGMTCIISVKVPNPEFEGQTKTRLGNPEVRKIVEQSVQENLTEYLELHPDVLDSILSKSLNALKAALAAKRARELVRTKSVLKSSSLPGKLADCASSDPAESEIFIVEGDSAGGSAKQGRDRKFQAILPLRGKILNIERRDEAAMYKNEEIQNLILGLGLGVKGEDFKKEALRYHKIVILTDADVDGAHIRTLLLTFFFRYQRALFDEGCIYVGVPPLYKVERGKQVHYCYDEADLKELVNTFPTNASYNTQRFKGLGEMMPLQLWETTMDPERRLLKQLTVDDAAEANIVFSSLMGSRVEYRKELIQKAASMVNLEHLDI is encoded by the exons atggcGCTCCTCCTCAGGCCCTCGGCTCCCCCGccgcacctccgcctcctcctccgccgcctcctctccaCCGCTCCCGCCCCCTCACGCCTGCTCCCGGGCCCCTCCCCCTCCGCCCGACTCCTCTTCAGACCCAG ggttgtggcggcggcggcggcggttccgcAGCGGAATGGGGTCGCGGCGAGGGCTTTCATGTCCTCCACGGCGGCGTCCGATGCGATGCAGGAAAAGCGGGTCGCCGGGGAGTACACAGCAGCCAACGTCCAG GTCTTAGAAGCATTAGATGGAGTTCGCAAAAGGCCTGGCATGTACATAGGCAGCACAGGGCCACGTGGATTGCATCATCTG GTTTACGAAATATTGGATAATGCTGTGGATGAAGCTCAAGCAGGCTATGCTACCGAGATTAACGTAGTCCTTCATGAAGATAATTCAGTTAGTATAACAGATAATGGCCGTGGG ATCCCTACAGATATACACCCCCAGACGAAAAAATCATGTGTGGAGACTGTCTTAACG CTAATGCATGCTGGTGGAAAATTTGGAGGCTCAACGAGTAGCTACAGTGTTGCTGGAGGGCTGCATGGTGTTGGCCTATCAGTTGTTAATGCTTTATCAGAG GCACTAGAAGTTACTGTGTGCCGTGATGGAAAGGAGTACCGGCAAAGCTATTCTCGTGGAAAACCACTGACATCGCTAAGTAGTACCAGACTGCCTGATGAATCAAGTTCTCGTCAGGGCTCATGCATCAGGTTTTGGCCTGACAAAGAAA TATTTACCACAACAATTGAATTTGACTTCAATACAATCTCTAGTCGCATCCGGGAACTTGCATTCTTAAATCCTGAG CTAAGGATAACATTGACAAAGGAAGAAGATGATGCACAGGTTCAACACAATGAATACTGCTATGCTGGTGGCCTGGTTGAATATGTTGCATGGTTGAACACTGACAAG aaacCCCTTCATGATCCAATAGCATTCAGGAAGGAGTTGGATGGTATAATTGTTGATGTCTCCCTTCAGTG GTGCTCTGATTCCTACTCCGATACAGTGCTAGGATATGCCAACAGTATCCGTACTATTGACGGTGGTACTCATATCGAGGGGCTGAAAACTTCCTTGACAAGAACAATTAATAACCTTGCGAAGAAGTCAAAGACTATTAAG GATAAAGATATTAGCTTGAGTGGGGAGCATGTAAGAGAAGGAATGACATGCATTATTTCAGTGAAGGTCCCTAACCCAGAGTTTGAAGGGCAGACAAAG ACTAGGCTGGGAAATCCAGAAGTACGAAAAATAGTTGAACAATCTGTTCAAGAAAATCTAACTGAATACCTGGAGTTACATCCAGATGTTTTAGATTCAATTCTGTCGAAGTCCCTTAATGCTCTCAAG GCTGCATTGGCAGCCAAGCGGGCTAGAGAGTTGGTGAGGACCAAGAGTGTCTTGAAATCTTCTTCACTTCCTGGGAAACTAGCTGACTGTGCATCTTCTGATCCTGCAGAATCCG AAATCTTCATAGTTGAAGGTGATTCGGCTGGAGGTAGTGCAAAACAAGGCCGGGATAGGAAATTTCAG GCAATTTTGCCTCTGAGAGGAAAAATTCTCAACATTGAGAGGAGGGATGAAGCAGCCATGTACAAAAATGAAGAGATTCAAAATCTTATTCTTGGTCTTGGATTAGGAGTGAAG GGTGAGGATTTTAAGAAGGAAGCTCTTCGGTATCATAAGATAGTTATACTGACAGATGCTGATGTAGATGGTGCACATATCCGGACTCTTCTCCTCACGTTCTTCTTTAGATATCAG AGAGCACTATTCGATGAAGGTTGCATCTATGTTGGCGTGCCTCCTCTTTATAAG GTTGAGCGTGGGAAACAAGTGCACTACTGCTATGACGAGGCTGACCTAAAAGAGCTAGTTAACACCTTTCCAACAAATGCTTCTTATAATACCCAAAGGTTCAAAG GTTTGGGTGAGATGATGCCTCTACAATTATGGGAAACGACAATGGATCCTGAAAGGAGGCTGTTGAAACAGCTCACGGTCGATGATGCCGCGGAGGCCAATATTGTGTTCTCATCTCTTATGGGTTCTCGG GTTGAGTACAGGAAGGAACTGATCCAGAAGGCTGCAAGTATGGTCAACCTAGAGCACCTTGACATCTGA
- the LOC127338405 gene encoding uncharacterized protein, whose protein sequence is MATDDGADGLDPLPLPDDFDDILPLLNNMADFDNAEDQQPSCSHSFSADGLLYWPGMVGNYSTGVAQPNGPVHGDPSTSAVRHEDVHVLDCSGCQLLREVMHSNGLELMKLRIHGAADLFYHATLEVYRINSEGLATALAHQSFVDFRGRDYELVRHYLTNYALQRAAGNYAVERDELAPFHSVLCTTMNPGIQGNEHRGHEVAAARNGSADGRRLNVLDNAALLQPAIRRNKQPEPAGPSQPNRTMDLQLRQPLQQVAGRSALALQRERTAKMQFQDIAPYFHLPIVKAGEKLGICTTVLKGICRRVGVKRWPHRKVKKIDREITKLMKSGNEAWERDEIERLNAERKRIFYGPE, encoded by the exons ATGGCGACCGACGACGGAGCCGATGGGCTAGATCCCTTGCCGCTGCCCGACGACTTCGATGACATCCTGCCCTTGCTCAACAACATGGCCGACTTCGACAATGCTGAGGACCAGCAGCCTTCCTGCAGCCACAGTTTCTCCGCCGACGGTCTTCTTTACTGGCCAGGGATGGTTGGCAACTACTCCACCGGTGTCGCTCAGCCTAACGGGCCAGTCCACGGTGACCCATCGACGTCGGCCGTGCGCCATGAGGATGTGCATGTGCTGGATTGCAGCGGTTGTCAATTGCTAAGAGAAGTCATGCATTCCAACG GGCTGGAGTTGATGAAACTTCGCATCCATGGTGCTGCCGATTTGTTCTACCATGCAACGTTAGAGGTGTATCGTATCAACTCCGAGGGCCTGGCTACGGCATTAGCGCACCAGTCCTTCGTCGA TTTCAGAGGCCGGGACTACGAGTTGGTGAGGCACTACCTGACCAACTACGCGCTGCAGCGAGCAGCCGGCAATTACGCCGTGGAGCGCGACGAGCTCGCACCATTCCACAGCGTCCTCTGCACCACCATGAACCCAGGCATCCAAGGTAACGAGCACCGTGGCCATGAAGTAGCAGCGGCGAGAAATGGTAGTGCCGATGGACGACGGCTCAACGTTCTCGACAACGCTGCGCTACTCCAGCCTGCAATCCGGAGAAACAAACAGCCAGAACCTGCAG GGCCATCTCAACCAAATCGTACCATGGACCTGCAACTACGACAACCTTTGCAGCAGGTTGCAGGCAGGAGCGCACTTGCATTGCAG AGGGAGAGAACCGCGAAGATGCAGTTCCAGGACATCGCACCATACTTTCATCTCCCCATCGTCAAGGCAGGCGAGAAGCTCGGTATCTGCACTACCGTTCTCAAAGGAATCTGCCGCAGGGTTGGCGTAAAACGGTGGCCACATCGAAAG GTGAAAAAAATAGATAGAGAAATAACAAAACTCATGAAGTCAGGTAATGAAGCTTGGGAAAGGGATGAGATTGAGCGGTTGAACGCTGAGAGGAAAAGAATATTCTATGGCCCCGAGTAG